The Actinomyces sp. oral taxon 414 genome has a segment encoding these proteins:
- the rho gene encoding transcription termination factor Rho — protein sequence MTETSSAPASLSTMRMAELQQLAVSMGLKGISRMRKSELITAIRHNARAAAPQIGDDAAPVAGSGPGTGADPTAPAAQTPSTAPADDAPAQTGPDAAATARPRRRRATAQAGAPKHVEAPALELDLPPARPERGAEEPAQQAQSADSSRWERRERADRPEREERGHSEGSRRSRRRAQAAGGSPERQARADQPNSSEDHLDAKAALMRDLADATGTPAVEPSERKRRDEAPEGRESWDEDEGRGGRRRRGRKRRDRDRDAQGEGSGPSRAAREDEVLLPVAGILDVADANHAYLRTSGYLPGPKDVYVSGQQIKESGLRAGDAITGWVREGGETANPGGGGRNNRRNNRAGRVKYNPLVSVEAVNGMDPERARRRPEFTKLVPLYPQEQLRLETTPKALTPRVIDLVAPIGKGQRGLIVSPPKAGKTIVLQQIANAIAVNNPEAHLMVVLVDERPEEVTDMQRTVKGEVIASTFDRPASDHTTVAELAIERAKRLVELGQDVVVLLDSITRLGRAYNLAAPASGRILSGGVDASALYPPKRFFGAARNIENGGSLTILATALVETGSKMDEVIFEEFKGTGNMELRLSRQLAEKRIFPAVDVAASSTRREELLIDPAQLKIMWRLRRLFTGLEQQQALELVLGKLKETQSNAEFLMVISKTTPSGSSLADADDDSKLA from the coding sequence GTGACCGAGACCTCCAGCGCCCCCGCCTCGCTGTCCACCATGCGCATGGCGGAGCTCCAACAGCTCGCCGTCTCCATGGGTCTTAAGGGGATCTCCCGCATGCGCAAGAGCGAGCTCATCACCGCGATTCGTCATAATGCTCGTGCCGCGGCGCCCCAGATCGGCGACGACGCCGCGCCCGTGGCCGGCTCCGGTCCCGGGACCGGGGCGGACCCCACCGCTCCCGCCGCGCAGACCCCCTCCACCGCACCGGCCGACGACGCCCCCGCCCAGACCGGGCCCGACGCGGCCGCGACGGCCCGCCCACGTCGGCGTCGCGCCACCGCCCAGGCCGGCGCCCCCAAGCACGTCGAGGCCCCCGCCCTCGAACTCGACCTGCCCCCCGCCCGCCCCGAGCGCGGGGCGGAGGAGCCGGCTCAACAGGCCCAGTCCGCCGATTCGTCCCGCTGGGAGCGCCGTGAGCGCGCGGACCGCCCCGAGCGCGAGGAGCGGGGCCACTCGGAGGGCTCGCGCCGGTCGCGCCGCCGGGCCCAGGCCGCCGGCGGCTCCCCCGAGCGGCAGGCCCGCGCGGACCAGCCGAACTCCTCCGAGGACCACCTCGACGCCAAGGCCGCCCTCATGCGCGATCTCGCCGACGCCACCGGCACCCCCGCCGTCGAGCCCAGTGAGCGCAAGCGCCGCGACGAGGCCCCCGAGGGCCGCGAGTCCTGGGACGAGGACGAGGGCCGCGGCGGACGCCGTCGTCGGGGCCGCAAGCGCCGCGACCGCGACCGCGACGCCCAGGGCGAGGGCTCCGGCCCCTCCCGCGCCGCTCGCGAGGACGAGGTCCTCCTGCCCGTCGCCGGCATCCTCGACGTGGCCGACGCCAACCACGCCTACCTGCGCACCTCCGGCTACCTGCCCGGGCCCAAGGACGTCTACGTCTCCGGCCAGCAGATCAAGGAGTCGGGCCTGCGCGCCGGCGACGCCATCACCGGCTGGGTCCGCGAGGGCGGGGAGACCGCCAACCCCGGGGGCGGCGGCCGCAACAACCGCCGCAACAACCGCGCCGGGCGCGTGAAGTACAACCCGCTGGTGAGCGTCGAGGCCGTCAACGGCATGGACCCCGAGCGGGCCCGACGCCGCCCCGAATTCACCAAACTCGTCCCGCTCTACCCGCAGGAGCAGCTGCGCCTGGAGACCACCCCGAAGGCGCTGACCCCGCGGGTGATCGACCTGGTCGCCCCCATCGGTAAGGGCCAGCGCGGACTCATCGTCTCCCCGCCCAAGGCCGGCAAGACGATCGTCCTGCAGCAGATCGCCAATGCCATCGCCGTCAACAATCCCGAAGCCCACCTCATGGTCGTGCTCGTCGACGAGCGGCCCGAGGAGGTCACGGACATGCAGCGCACGGTCAAGGGCGAAGTCATCGCCTCGACCTTCGACCGGCCCGCCTCCGACCACACCACCGTCGCCGAACTGGCCATTGAGCGGGCCAAGCGCCTGGTCGAGCTGGGCCAGGACGTCGTCGTGCTGCTGGACTCCATCACCAGGCTCGGACGCGCCTACAACCTGGCCGCGCCGGCCAGCGGCCGCATCCTGTCCGGCGGCGTGGACGCCTCCGCCCTCTACCCGCCCAAGCGCTTCTTCGGCGCCGCCCGCAATATTGAGAACGGCGGGTCGCTCACCATCCTGGCCACGGCCCTGGTGGAGACCGGTTCGAAGATGGACGAGGTCATCTTCGAGGAGTTCAAGGGCACCGGCAATATGGAGCTGCGCCTGTCGCGCCAGCTGGCGGAGAAGCGCATCTTCCCGGCCGTGGACGTGGCCGCCTCCTCCACCCGCCGCGAGGAGCTGCTCATCGACCCCGCCCAGCTCAAGATCATGTGGCGCCTGCGCCGCCTGTTCACCGGGCTGGAGCAGCAGCAGGCCCTGGAGCTGGTGCTGGGCAAGCTCAAGGAGACCCAGTCCAACGCCGAGTTCCTCATGGTCATCTCCAAGACGACGCCGTCGGGCTCCTCGTTGGCCGATGCCGACGACGACTCCAAACTCGCCTGA
- a CDS encoding histidine kinase, producing the protein MPTNTPTGAVHEVGVDEIFFSTTDAKGVIERSNDVFVRLSRSEREQLIEVPHNLVRHPEMPDGAFHAMWATLQKGQPFAAYMRNLAANGSEYDVFTTVTPLRSGGYLSVRTRPVCEELFSKAYEIYDDARATEDQAKADGADRRQAAEQGAARILDLLDKAGLPDYEAFQNTVLPAEVAGREELSAGLPARPDADGPMAQMLRAVTAFSAGLDEWMTQLDELARLGVQLRQAGERLSQAVDSPALTAQTVSALDQDDPRVAQLSQLLNLWLEMQGIVGTQATRLHDVLAQMESVIGRTRFRIALARLHATATATFIVEIIDGAADDDLSQGAITDLLDALEDGVTDLEVQVREHQRLTEDTTTAIAQAQRILTIPRQLLMLWTASPQASDPDLPEAAQELSRTAEHTVSTSGSTLEDLGQLAARCRELDVDEPTRELREHLTVLREALRSTASAD; encoded by the coding sequence ATGCCTACCAACACCCCCACGGGAGCGGTCCACGAGGTCGGCGTCGACGAGATCTTCTTCTCGACCACGGACGCCAAGGGCGTCATCGAGCGGTCGAACGATGTCTTCGTGCGCCTGTCCCGATCCGAGCGCGAGCAGTTGATCGAGGTGCCGCACAACCTCGTCCGGCACCCCGAGATGCCCGACGGCGCCTTCCACGCCATGTGGGCGACGCTTCAAAAAGGTCAGCCCTTCGCCGCCTACATGCGCAACCTCGCCGCCAACGGCTCCGAGTACGACGTCTTCACCACCGTCACGCCCCTGCGCTCGGGCGGCTACCTCTCCGTGCGCACCCGGCCGGTGTGCGAGGAGCTGTTCTCCAAGGCCTACGAGATCTACGACGACGCCCGCGCCACGGAGGACCAGGCGAAGGCCGACGGCGCCGACCGCCGTCAGGCCGCCGAGCAGGGCGCCGCCCGGATCCTCGACCTGCTGGACAAGGCGGGGCTGCCCGACTACGAGGCCTTCCAGAACACGGTGCTGCCGGCGGAGGTGGCCGGACGGGAGGAGCTGAGCGCGGGGCTGCCCGCGCGGCCCGACGCCGACGGGCCGATGGCCCAGATGCTGCGGGCCGTCACCGCCTTCAGCGCCGGGCTGGACGAGTGGATGACGCAGCTCGACGAGCTGGCCCGCCTGGGCGTTCAACTCCGCCAGGCCGGCGAGCGCCTGTCCCAGGCGGTCGACTCCCCCGCCCTGACGGCGCAGACCGTCTCCGCCCTGGACCAGGACGACCCGCGCGTCGCCCAGCTCTCCCAGCTGCTCAACCTGTGGCTGGAGATGCAGGGCATTGTGGGCACCCAGGCGACCCGGCTGCACGATGTACTGGCCCAGATGGAGTCCGTCATAGGTCGCACCCGCTTCAGGATCGCCCTGGCCCGACTCCACGCGACCGCCACCGCGACCTTCATCGTCGAGATCATTGACGGCGCCGCGGACGACGACCTCTCCCAGGGGGCGATCACGGACCTGCTCGACGCGCTCGAGGACGGGGTGACGGATCTGGAGGTCCAGGTCCGCGAGCACCAGCGGCTCACCGAGGACACGACGACGGCGATCGCGCAGGCCCAGCGGATCCTGACGATCCCCCGCCAGCTCCTCATGCTGTGGACCGCCAGCCCGCAGGCCTCGGACCCCGACCTGCCCGAGGCGGCCCAGGAGCTGTCGCGCACGGCCGAGCACACGGTGTCGACCTCTGGCTCGACGCTGGAGGACCTGGGGCAGCTGGCGGCGCGCTGCCGGGAGCTCGACGTCGACGAGCCGACCCGTGAGCTGCGCGAGCATCTGACGGTCCTGCGCGAGGCCCTGCGCTCGACCGCGTCCGCCGACTGA